A region from the Kribbella shirazensis genome encodes:
- a CDS encoding LCP family protein: MSRSNRAAGRRAAPRPHRSRPRSHRARTASKAIGLTLVSALFPGSGLMMGGRKKLGAFVLTISVGLLLIGAYVGLTHRDSVLALLVSPRQLLIATAAVVVLGVCWIWVVVASHKLLRPVSMTYTGRLAGSMFVGLLCFAIAVPTTVAAQTVMAQRGLVGDVFKSEGDSKSATRPKVNKGDPWAKTPRLNLLLLGADDGVGRTGVRTDTVIVASIDTKTGDTALISLSRNWMRMPFPEDSPLHKVYPDGYWDPNLGNVEQPEYYLDAMYENVPKAHPGILGQTDNEGADVVKLAASAALGLDIDYYMQVNLAGFRQIIDALGGITVNVNYRVPIGGDYGAGPGSNSERKPTGYIEPGPNQKLDGYHALWFARGRYGLSDPSRQERQRCTIHALVNSANPQTLVTKYQEIAKAGKQLLRTDIPQEILGAFVQLALKVKNAKVTNIDLDKSKNFPTGKNPDYTAMQEIIQKAIAPKANPAPTTPKPTKKPTSTATTTKKPTTAPKATPTPGAAQNLADACAYDPSQTGN; this comes from the coding sequence ATGTCGCGGAGTAATCGCGCAGCCGGTCGGAGGGCAGCACCTCGCCCCCACCGATCCCGGCCCCGCTCGCACCGCGCCCGGACGGCGTCGAAGGCGATCGGCCTGACTCTGGTCAGTGCCCTGTTCCCCGGCTCGGGGCTGATGATGGGCGGCCGGAAGAAGCTCGGCGCGTTCGTCCTCACGATCAGCGTCGGACTGCTGTTGATCGGCGCGTACGTCGGTCTGACGCACCGCGATTCGGTCCTCGCGCTGCTGGTGTCTCCGCGGCAACTGCTGATCGCGACCGCCGCCGTCGTCGTGCTCGGCGTGTGCTGGATCTGGGTCGTGGTCGCGTCGCACAAACTGCTCCGGCCGGTCAGCATGACCTACACGGGCCGGTTGGCCGGCTCGATGTTCGTCGGGTTGCTGTGTTTCGCGATCGCCGTACCGACGACGGTCGCGGCGCAGACCGTGATGGCGCAGCGCGGCCTGGTCGGCGATGTGTTCAAGTCCGAGGGCGATTCGAAGAGCGCGACCCGGCCGAAGGTGAACAAGGGCGACCCGTGGGCGAAGACTCCCCGGCTGAACCTGCTGCTGCTCGGCGCGGACGACGGCGTCGGCCGGACCGGTGTCCGGACCGACACGGTGATCGTCGCCAGCATCGACACCAAGACCGGTGACACCGCCCTGATCTCGCTCAGCCGGAACTGGATGCGGATGCCGTTCCCGGAGGACTCGCCGCTGCACAAGGTGTACCCGGACGGCTACTGGGACCCGAACCTGGGCAACGTCGAGCAGCCGGAGTACTACCTCGACGCGATGTACGAGAACGTCCCGAAGGCGCACCCGGGGATCCTCGGCCAGACCGACAACGAGGGCGCGGACGTGGTCAAGCTGGCCGCGAGCGCGGCGCTGGGCCTGGACATCGACTACTACATGCAGGTCAACCTGGCCGGCTTCCGGCAGATCATCGACGCGCTCGGCGGGATCACCGTCAACGTCAACTATCGGGTGCCGATCGGCGGCGACTACGGCGCCGGCCCCGGGTCGAACTCGGAGCGGAAGCCGACCGGCTACATCGAGCCGGGCCCGAACCAGAAGCTCGACGGGTACCACGCGCTGTGGTTCGCGCGCGGCCGGTACGGGCTGAGCGACCCGTCGCGGCAGGAGCGGCAGCGCTGCACGATCCACGCGCTGGTGAACAGCGCGAACCCCCAGACGCTCGTGACGAAGTACCAGGAGATCGCGAAGGCGGGGAAGCAGCTGCTGCGCACCGACATCCCGCAGGAGATCCTGGGTGCGTTCGTCCAGCTCGCGCTGAAGGTGAAGAACGCCAAGGTCACCAACATCGACTTGGACAAGAGCAAGAACTTCCCGACCGGCAAGAACCCTGACTACACGGCGATGCAGGAGATCATCCAGAAGGCGATCGCCCCGAAGGCCAACCCGGCGCCCACGACGCCGAAGCCGACGAAGAAGCCGACCAGCACCGCCACCACCACGAAGAAGCCGACCACCGCGCCGAAGGCGACCCCCACGCCGGGTGCCGCGCAGAACCTGGCCGACGCCTGCGCCTACGACCCGAGCCAGACCGGCAACTGA
- a CDS encoding intracellular growth attenuator family protein → MRTTYRMRAGRFLGILAAGLIILGVAAVLWALGLPGVAVSVFLTLGGLIALAGLWILARPPKVARLRDQDIEVRGLRTRWTDITEVGRVETTHGEAIVLRTKQPDQPILLPISWLVPKQVETLETTLRDKLNAAHGYTIWDGTAPGDTDGAE, encoded by the coding sequence ATGCGTACGACGTACCGGATGCGAGCGGGACGGTTCCTCGGGATCCTTGCCGCCGGGCTGATCATTCTCGGGGTGGCCGCGGTGCTCTGGGCCCTGGGGCTCCCGGGCGTCGCGGTGTCGGTGTTCCTCACGCTCGGCGGGCTGATCGCGCTCGCCGGCCTGTGGATCCTGGCCCGGCCGCCGAAGGTCGCCCGGCTACGCGACCAGGACATCGAGGTTCGCGGCCTGCGTACGCGCTGGACCGACATCACCGAGGTCGGCCGGGTCGAGACCACGCACGGCGAGGCGATCGTGCTGCGGACCAAGCAGCCCGACCAGCCGATCCTGCTGCCGATCTCCTGGCTGGTGCCCAAGCAGGTCGAGACGCTGGAGACCACGCTGCGCGACAAGCTGAACGCGGCCCACGGGTACACCATCTGGGACGGGACTGCCCCCGGGGACACCGACGGCGCAGAATGA
- a CDS encoding alpha/beta fold hydrolase: MLSFELSYDELLTYQGTNPRPADFDAFWDKALLSLDDVPADAEFVDADDFPLTTAVAQHLYFTGTGGYRVHAKVIRPTEPTGPAVLLFHGYGGEQPKWVELLPYAARGYTVAALDVREQVGFRTPSQERNTFSLHHHLVHGLDDGPDGLLYKHVFLDTRRLADIIGGLPEVDAARIATTGWSQGGGLSLVAAALTPTIKYAASVYPFLCDYQRTWDLNLETGPYDEIVTWFRKRDPRHLRQDEVFTTLGYIDVQHLASRIQAEVTLFVGLEDQVCPPSTQFAAYNKIQSAKELRTYPDFGHDDLPGAHDDIYQLIGTKL; encoded by the coding sequence GTGCTTTCCTTCGAGCTGTCGTACGACGAACTGCTGACGTACCAGGGCACGAACCCGCGGCCCGCGGACTTCGACGCGTTCTGGGACAAGGCGCTGTTGTCACTCGATGACGTTCCGGCCGATGCCGAGTTTGTCGACGCCGACGACTTCCCGCTGACGACCGCGGTGGCCCAGCACCTGTACTTCACCGGGACCGGCGGGTACCGCGTGCACGCGAAGGTGATCCGCCCGACCGAGCCGACCGGGCCGGCCGTGCTGCTGTTCCACGGGTACGGCGGTGAGCAGCCGAAGTGGGTCGAGCTGCTGCCGTACGCCGCGCGCGGGTACACGGTCGCGGCGCTGGACGTGCGGGAGCAGGTCGGGTTCCGTACGCCGTCGCAGGAGCGGAACACGTTTTCGCTGCATCACCATCTGGTGCACGGGCTGGACGACGGACCGGACGGGCTGCTGTACAAGCATGTCTTCCTGGACACGCGGCGGCTCGCCGACATCATCGGCGGTCTACCCGAGGTCGACGCTGCGCGGATCGCGACGACCGGGTGGAGCCAGGGCGGCGGTCTGTCGCTGGTGGCGGCCGCGCTGACGCCGACGATCAAGTACGCGGCCAGCGTGTACCCGTTCCTGTGCGACTACCAACGGACCTGGGACCTGAACCTGGAGACCGGTCCGTACGACGAGATCGTCACCTGGTTCCGCAAACGCGACCCGCGGCACCTTCGCCAGGACGAGGTCTTCACCACCCTCGGCTACATCGACGTACAGCACCTGGCCTCCCGCATCCAGGCCGAGGTGACCTTGTTCGTAGGCCTCGAGGACCAGGTCTGCCCACCCTCAACCCAATTCGCCGCCTACAACAAGATCCAGTCCGCGAAGGAACTCCGCACGTACCCCGACTTCGGCCACGACGACCTCCCCGGCGCCCACGACGACATCTACCAACTCATCGGCACCAAGCTCTAG
- a CDS encoding methyltransferase domain-containing protein yields MARRTRRRWNHNIHYHPRILQAVPRGAERALDIGCGEGMLTRELRDVVPQVTGIDLDTPSLELARASSDDIEYVEGDFLQHPFEPASYDVIASVATLHHVDARTGLLRMRDLLRPGGALVVVGVARANLPRDLPWELAGIAANWTHRATKGYWQHPSPTVWPPPVTFPEMQTLSAEVLPTSTYRRHLFFRYSITWTKPS; encoded by the coding sequence GTGGCTAGGCGGACGAGGCGGCGGTGGAACCACAACATCCACTACCACCCGCGGATCCTGCAGGCGGTCCCGCGCGGAGCTGAACGCGCACTGGACATCGGTTGCGGCGAGGGAATGCTCACGCGCGAACTGCGGGACGTCGTACCGCAGGTGACCGGGATCGACCTGGACACACCCAGCCTCGAGCTGGCACGTGCGTCGAGCGACGACATCGAGTACGTCGAGGGCGACTTCCTGCAGCACCCGTTCGAGCCCGCGTCGTACGACGTGATCGCGTCGGTAGCCACCCTCCACCACGTAGACGCCCGCACCGGCCTACTCCGAATGCGAGACCTGCTCCGTCCGGGCGGCGCACTGGTCGTGGTGGGCGTAGCGCGTGCGAACCTGCCGCGAGACCTGCCCTGGGAGCTGGCCGGAATAGCCGCCAACTGGACCCACCGCGCCACCAAGGGCTACTGGCAACACCCATCACCAACAGTCTGGCCCCCACCCGTCACATTCCCCGAAATGCAGACCCTGTCCGCAGAAGTCCTACCCACCTCGACCTACCGCCGCCACCTCTTCTTCCGCTACTCCATAACCTGGACCAAACCCAGCTGA
- a CDS encoding dihydrofolate reductase family protein, giving the protein MRPLIVFSDITVDGFMAGPDNDLDFMVEDPQLADEFTGELMRVADTIVWGRTSFAPSAVYWTTAEGDVADWLNATPKVVLSSDDTVDVSVWPNSTLAVGDGVDHVRRLKEAPGGGVVVFGGVATVRGLVTADLVDEYWLKVNPTIVGRGGSMFSDMTDRRTLTLRSARTFPSGTIAAIYSARG; this is encoded by the coding sequence ATGCGACCCTTGATCGTCTTCAGCGACATCACCGTCGACGGGTTCATGGCCGGACCGGACAACGACCTCGACTTCATGGTCGAGGACCCCCAGCTCGCCGACGAGTTCACGGGTGAGTTGATGCGCGTCGCGGACACCATCGTCTGGGGCCGTACGTCGTTCGCGCCGTCGGCCGTGTACTGGACCACGGCCGAAGGAGACGTCGCCGACTGGCTGAACGCGACGCCCAAGGTCGTGCTGTCGTCGGACGACACGGTCGACGTCAGCGTCTGGCCGAACTCGACGCTGGCCGTCGGTGACGGGGTCGACCACGTCCGCCGGCTGAAGGAAGCGCCCGGCGGCGGTGTCGTCGTGTTCGGCGGCGTGGCGACGGTTCGCGGGCTGGTCACCGCGGACCTGGTCGACGAGTACTGGCTGAAGGTCAACCCGACGATCGTCGGCCGCGGCGGCTCGATGTTCTCCGACATGACCGACCGCCGGACGCTGACGTTGCGCAGTGCACGCACGTTCCCGTCCGGCACCATCGCCGCCATCTACTCGGCGCGCGGATAG